In the Alteromonas sp. M12 genome, one interval contains:
- the cynS gene encoding cyanase — translation MKSREEVTTAILINKVKNGISWQQVADAIGKSKEWTTAGCLGQMTFTAEQAQIIGSLFDLDENAVAWLQVVPYKGSLPETVPTDPLIYRFYELVNVYGTTIKSLIHEEFGDGIMSAIDFSMDIQRENNPAGDRVNIVLSGKFLPYKSY, via the coding sequence ATGAAAAGTCGCGAAGAAGTCACAACCGCAATATTAATAAACAAAGTGAAAAACGGCATATCTTGGCAACAAGTAGCCGATGCAATAGGTAAATCTAAAGAATGGACAACAGCAGGTTGTTTAGGGCAAATGACATTCACAGCTGAACAAGCGCAAATAATTGGCAGTCTGTTTGATTTAGATGAGAATGCCGTCGCTTGGCTACAAGTAGTGCCATACAAAGGTTCTTTGCCTGAAACCGTGCCAACTGACCCATTAATTTATCGTTTTTATGAGTTGGTCAACGTTTATGGCACTACAATTAAGTCGTTGATACACGAGGAATTTGGTGACGGAATTATGAGCGCCATAGACTTTTCAATGGATATCCAAAGGGAAAACAATCCTGCAGGAGATAGAGTTAATATCGTCCTCTCAGGAAAGTTCTTACCCTACAAATCTTACTAA
- a CDS encoding bifunctional protein-serine/threonine kinase/phosphatase has product MQLTKIVNGQYSSAGRKPSNQDFCGIATPTQLQIQLNGLAIAVADGISTSDVSHIASQAAVNSFIHDYYSTSDAWSVETSAKRVITSINAWLFAHSKQSEYPYEPDKGYVCTFAAVVVKSSTAHIFNVGDSRIYLCRQGAIEQLTNDHQQIAAEGQRYLSRALGMADSIEIDHQQIGLIAGDILLLCTDGFHDFIDASVVLAQLASHGLVNDGLAERLVNTALENGSHDNITVQLLQIQELSNETSSPVSNLVEQMPLPPPLHPGCQFDGFNVVRQLHYSARSHVYLVNDIDTGQPLVLKTPSVDLQDDDGYLERFCLEEWISRRIHNVHVLKAPSIDRPKNYLYTLSEFVEGQSLQQWLTDNPNPDLATVRDIIEQVGRGLQAFHRLEMLHQDIRPENIMIDQNGTVKIIDFGSTMVAGIEELDHKQLKLAFPGTALYMAPEYFLGEVGTQRSDLFSLAVLTYYMLSGRYPYETHVAKTRTFAQQRKLNYQSVLDAHRHIPSWVDASLRKALQVDPYKRYDALSEFIHDLRHPNPQFLQQNKAPLLERSPLLFWQWLSALLAILNIYLFYLLNN; this is encoded by the coding sequence ATGCAGCTAACTAAAATTGTTAACGGTCAGTACTCAAGTGCTGGCCGTAAACCTAGCAATCAGGACTTTTGTGGAATTGCGACTCCCACACAATTGCAAATTCAGCTTAATGGATTAGCCATTGCAGTAGCGGATGGTATAAGTACTAGTGATGTCAGTCACATTGCCAGTCAAGCTGCCGTTAACAGCTTTATTCATGATTATTACTCAACCTCTGATGCTTGGTCGGTTGAGACCTCGGCAAAACGGGTCATAACCTCCATCAATGCTTGGTTGTTTGCACACAGCAAACAAAGTGAATATCCATACGAGCCCGATAAAGGTTATGTATGTACTTTTGCTGCTGTGGTAGTTAAAAGTTCGACTGCACATATTTTCAATGTGGGTGATTCACGGATTTACCTATGCCGTCAAGGTGCAATAGAACAACTCACTAATGACCACCAGCAAATTGCCGCTGAAGGACAGCGCTATCTCAGCCGCGCCTTAGGCATGGCCGATAGCATCGAAATTGATCATCAACAGATTGGCTTGATAGCCGGTGATATTTTGCTGCTGTGCACTGATGGTTTCCATGACTTTATTGATGCCAGCGTTGTATTAGCGCAATTAGCAAGCCATGGGTTAGTAAACGATGGGTTAGCTGAGCGTTTAGTCAATACTGCACTAGAAAACGGTAGTCACGACAATATCACCGTGCAGTTGCTGCAAATACAAGAACTTAGCAATGAAACAAGCAGTCCAGTCAGCAATTTAGTGGAACAAATGCCACTTCCTCCGCCATTGCATCCAGGTTGCCAATTTGATGGGTTTAATGTTGTTCGGCAATTACATTATTCCGCCCGCAGTCACGTTTATCTCGTTAATGATATCGATACTGGGCAGCCCCTTGTTTTGAAAACCCCTTCTGTGGATTTACAGGATGATGATGGCTATTTAGAACGGTTTTGTTTGGAAGAGTGGATATCTCGTCGTATTCACAATGTACACGTGTTAAAAGCCCCTAGCATTGACCGCCCAAAAAACTATCTATATACACTATCAGAATTTGTTGAAGGTCAATCTCTACAACAATGGTTAACCGACAACCCAAACCCTGATTTGGCCACGGTCAGAGATATAATTGAACAGGTAGGACGGGGCTTACAAGCTTTCCATCGCTTAGAGATGCTACACCAAGATATACGTCCTGAAAATATTATGATTGATCAAAATGGTACAGTTAAAATCATCGATTTTGGCTCTACCATGGTGGCAGGCATTGAAGAGCTTGACCACAAACAACTCAAACTCGCTTTTCCTGGCACCGCCCTGTACATGGCCCCAGAATATTTTTTAGGTGAGGTGGGAACCCAACGCTCTGATTTATTTTCATTAGCGGTATTAACCTATTACATGCTAAGTGGCCGCTATCCATATGAGACTCACGTCGCCAAAACACGTACTTTTGCTCAACAGCGTAAGTTAAATTATCAATCGGTTTTAGATGCTCATAGACATATACCTAGCTGGGTAGATGCAAGCTTACGTAAGGCATTGCAAGTAGACCCATACAAACGCTACGACGCGCTGTCTGAGTTTATCCACGATTTACGGCACCCTAACCCACAGTTTTTACAACAAAATAAAGCGCCGCTATTGGAACGTAGTCCGCTGCTTTTTTGGCAATGGTTAAGTGCGCTACTTGCAATATTAAACATCTATTTATTCTATCTGTTAAATAATTGA
- a CDS encoding formate/nitrite transporter family protein produces the protein MAYLLPAEFVTKMVDAGESKIFMSTRDTLIRGYMAGAILALAAVFAITIAVQTGMFLLGAILFPVGFCMLYLMGFDLLTGVFVLCPLAWLDKRPGVTIKGILRNWGLVFLGNFAGALTVAFMMAFIFTYGFNVDPGAIGTKVASIGEARTLGYAEYGTAGWFTIFIRGMLCNWMVSLGVVGAMISTHVSGKVIAMWMPIFLFFFMGFEHSVVNMFLFPFSLILGGDFSIMDYLFWNEIPTAAGNLVGGLAFTGLTLYTTHVRTGSKRNLNKVAPETIASGTVATNAAN, from the coding sequence ATGGCTTATTTACTTCCTGCAGAATTCGTCACCAAAATGGTGGATGCCGGCGAATCGAAAATCTTTATGTCTACCCGCGATACGCTCATTCGCGGATACATGGCCGGAGCAATATTAGCGCTTGCGGCCGTTTTTGCAATTACCATTGCGGTGCAAACAGGCATGTTTCTACTGGGTGCAATTTTATTCCCTGTGGGATTTTGTATGTTGTATCTAATGGGATTTGACCTATTAACCGGAGTATTTGTACTTTGCCCTCTCGCATGGCTCGATAAACGTCCGGGCGTAACCATAAAAGGTATATTGCGAAATTGGGGACTAGTGTTTTTAGGTAACTTTGCTGGCGCCTTAACAGTGGCGTTTATGATGGCATTTATTTTTACCTATGGTTTTAATGTTGATCCTGGCGCAATTGGCACCAAGGTAGCGTCAATTGGTGAGGCTCGAACTTTAGGATATGCTGAATATGGCACAGCGGGTTGGTTTACCATATTTATCCGCGGCATGTTATGTAATTGGATGGTTTCGTTAGGTGTCGTAGGCGCTATGATTTCTACCCACGTGAGTGGCAAAGTCATTGCTATGTGGATGCCGATCTTTTTGTTCTTTTTTATGGGCTTCGAGCATTCAGTAGTCAACATGTTTCTATTCCCATTTAGCCTAATACTTGGCGGCGATTTTTCAATTATGGATTACCTATTTTGGAATGAAATTCCAACTGCCGCAGGGAACCTTGTAGGTGGTTTAGCCTTTACAGGTTTAACGCTTTACACCACTCATGTTCGTACTGGCTCTAAAAGAAACCTAAACAAGGTTGCTCCTGAGACTATCGCATCTGGTACTGTCGCAACAAATGCAGCTAACTAA
- a CDS encoding alpha-hydroxy acid oxidase: protein MRLSHCHNFHDFRTLARKRLPGPIFNYIDGGADDEVTLRRNSEAFNQCDLVPRVLTGVKDIDLRVEVMGQTLELPIYCSPTALQRLFHHQGERAVAASAAKFGTMFGVSSLGTVSMEEIAKQYDTPQIYQFYFHKDRGLNRAMMERAKASKIEVMMLTVDSITGGNRERDLRTGFSIPFKLNLSGLWQFATKPMWGINYLTHEKFSLPQLDEHVDMGGGASSIGDYFTNMLDPSMNWDDVAEMVKFWDGQFCLKGIMSVEDALKAVDIGCTGIVISNHGGRQLDGSRSSFDHLAEIVEAVGDKIDVMFDSGVQRGTHVLKALSLGAKAVGVGRLYLYALAAAGQGGVERALQLMKAEIERDMRLMGCSSVAELSKHNLRFR, encoded by the coding sequence ATGCGACTAAGTCATTGCCATAACTTTCACGACTTCCGTACCTTAGCTAGAAAACGTTTGCCTGGGCCTATTTTTAATTATATTGACGGAGGGGCTGACGATGAGGTCACATTAAGACGTAATTCTGAAGCATTCAATCAATGTGATTTAGTACCTCGGGTACTTACTGGCGTAAAAGATATTGATTTACGGGTAGAGGTAATGGGACAAACACTTGAGTTACCAATTTATTGTTCACCTACTGCATTGCAAAGACTTTTTCATCATCAAGGAGAACGAGCTGTCGCGGCATCAGCGGCGAAATTTGGCACTATGTTTGGTGTATCTTCCTTGGGAACTGTCAGTATGGAAGAAATCGCAAAACAATATGATACACCGCAAATTTATCAATTTTATTTTCATAAAGATCGTGGTTTGAATAGAGCCATGATGGAACGCGCCAAAGCGTCTAAAATTGAAGTCATGATGTTAACCGTAGATTCTATAACCGGCGGTAATCGTGAACGAGATCTGCGTACCGGCTTTTCAATTCCATTCAAATTAAACTTGTCAGGCCTTTGGCAATTTGCCACTAAACCTATGTGGGGAATCAACTACCTCACTCATGAAAAGTTTTCATTACCACAATTGGACGAGCACGTTGATATGGGAGGAGGCGCAAGCTCCATCGGTGATTACTTTACCAATATGCTCGACCCTTCTATGAACTGGGATGATGTTGCTGAAATGGTGAAGTTCTGGGATGGCCAGTTTTGCTTAAAAGGTATTATGAGCGTTGAGGATGCCCTTAAAGCAGTGGATATTGGTTGTACAGGTATTGTTATTTCCAATCACGGAGGCCGTCAGCTCGATGGCTCACGCAGTTCATTTGATCATTTAGCTGAAATTGTAGAAGCAGTCGGCGATAAAATTGATGTCATGTTCGACAGTGGTGTGCAAAGAGGTACCCATGTACTCAAAGCGTTATCTTTAGGTGCCAAAGCCGTGGGTGTTGGACGTTTGTACTTGTATGCCCTTGCCGCTGCGGGACAAGGTGGTGTAGAGCGAGCTTTGCAATTAATGAAAGCGGAAATTGAACGAGACATGCGATTAATGGGGTGCAGTTCAGTGGCTGAACTATCAAAGCACAACTTACGTTTTCGTTAA
- a CDS encoding DUF4255 domain-containing protein — protein sequence MADFASVAAVGSSLVRFLTHCFDQQQPIPGGSSTTDTTVVLARTEDLNLEDNPLITPPCLALFLYRVDFNSTSRAAYSGKAMAKGRAYLPLEFHFLMIPWGITADQEYRILGRTMQCLEDNPLLTGPMLDPVTNWAPNDSIQISLEDLSTEDLMRIFDSLPVDYKLCVPYMAKMLVMHGRRQEPLREVGLATQKLTSEVVQP from the coding sequence ATGGCTGACTTTGCATCTGTAGCAGCAGTCGGAAGTAGTTTGGTTCGGTTTTTAACACACTGCTTTGATCAACAGCAACCTATCCCCGGTGGTTCGAGTACCACTGATACGACTGTTGTGCTCGCGAGAACTGAAGATTTAAATCTAGAAGATAACCCGCTTATCACACCACCTTGTCTCGCGCTGTTCTTATATCGAGTTGATTTCAATAGTACCAGTAGGGCTGCATATTCAGGAAAAGCAATGGCTAAAGGCAGAGCCTACTTGCCTCTTGAGTTTCACTTTTTGATGATTCCATGGGGAATTACAGCGGATCAAGAATATCGAATTCTTGGCAGAACCATGCAGTGTTTAGAAGATAATCCTTTGCTAACTGGGCCCATGCTTGACCCCGTCACGAATTGGGCGCCCAACGATAGTATACAAATTAGTTTAGAGGATTTGTCTACCGAAGACTTAATGCGAATTTTTGATTCACTTCCTGTGGACTATAAACTATGTGTGCCATATATGGCCAAAATGCTAGTTATGCACGGCCGCCGACAAGAGCCGCTACGAGAAGTTGGACTTGCGACTCAAAAGCTCACCAGTGAAGTGGTGCAGCCATGA
- a CDS encoding phage tail sheath subtilisin-like domain-containing protein, protein MPEYLAPGVFVEEVSFRSKSIEGVPTSTTGFAGMAKWGPVCYREQGIQGPTSCEPRLITSFTEFERVYGALENIQIDDGGTIAPRLPYLAHSARAFFENGGKRLYVSRVFAANTGADSSDFDTAADAWGIGRAAVPISGNSDAILQARWPGEMGNMFVKVLVTRSKNIAYENDDLGLVQVRGVQNGAVVEVTAEADLPAPVSNQPLDIDTLRVVSIDSDGQQTFISAADGSTTALVDTDVVQLIQLRIQVTIGSQISEYAELATDPAQKRYLGRIFDITNPEDPNCPFWFNWEPTAGNEIAAAQLAADLRGPDGADDIYGYRFEGGNDGVMVSPDDLTGSAADPDDASLKATGLEALAEVEDIAIVALPDSGDMGSPLLSRVAAQSLVSHAERERYRIAVVDGPINSSLNEIRDFRAQFDSKYAALYYPWINIFDPNERFSQGTPPRQIALPPCGFITGIYARNDIERGVHKAPANEVIRGLTRFELNINKPRNEVINPEGINALRYFEGRGFRVWGARTMSSDPEWKYVNVRRLFIFIENSIDQSSQWAVFEPNNRILWDNIRRMVEDFLLVLWRDGALLGAKPEDAFFVRCDRTTMTQNDLDNGRLVCLIGIAPVKPAEFVIFRIGQYTADAS, encoded by the coding sequence ATGCCAGAATATCTAGCCCCAGGCGTCTTTGTAGAGGAAGTTAGCTTTCGATCAAAATCAATCGAAGGTGTACCAACCAGCACCACAGGTTTTGCCGGAATGGCGAAATGGGGGCCGGTTTGTTATCGAGAGCAAGGGATACAAGGACCAACAAGTTGCGAACCAAGACTGATAACTAGCTTTACTGAATTTGAACGAGTCTATGGCGCGTTAGAAAACATTCAAATAGATGACGGCGGTACAATTGCGCCACGATTGCCTTATCTTGCCCACAGTGCCAGAGCATTTTTTGAGAACGGCGGGAAGCGTTTGTACGTTTCTCGTGTTTTTGCAGCAAATACAGGGGCCGATTCAAGCGATTTTGATACTGCAGCAGATGCCTGGGGGATTGGCCGCGCGGCTGTTCCTATTAGCGGCAATTCTGATGCGATTTTACAGGCCAGATGGCCAGGTGAAATGGGCAATATGTTTGTCAAAGTATTGGTTACCCGAAGTAAAAATATCGCCTATGAAAATGATGATTTAGGTTTAGTACAAGTGCGAGGTGTACAAAATGGGGCGGTCGTCGAGGTAACCGCTGAGGCAGATTTACCCGCGCCTGTGAGTAATCAACCGCTGGATATAGATACGCTAAGGGTAGTCAGTATTGATTCTGACGGTCAACAAACTTTTATTTCTGCTGCTGATGGTAGCACTACGGCACTTGTCGATACTGACGTAGTGCAACTGATCCAATTACGTATTCAAGTGACCATTGGAAGTCAGATTAGTGAGTATGCTGAGCTTGCCACTGACCCGGCGCAAAAACGATACTTAGGGCGAATTTTTGATATTACAAATCCTGAAGATCCCAATTGCCCATTTTGGTTTAATTGGGAGCCTACCGCTGGTAATGAGATTGCAGCGGCCCAATTAGCCGCTGATCTCCGCGGTCCTGATGGCGCTGATGATATTTACGGCTATCGATTCGAAGGTGGTAATGATGGCGTGATGGTCAGTCCTGACGATTTAACCGGAAGTGCAGCGGATCCTGATGATGCTAGTCTTAAGGCAACCGGTTTAGAAGCGTTAGCCGAAGTGGAAGATATTGCCATTGTTGCCTTGCCTGACTCTGGGGATATGGGCTCACCTTTATTGAGTCGGGTTGCCGCGCAAAGTTTAGTGTCTCACGCAGAACGAGAGCGTTATCGAATTGCAGTTGTTGATGGACCCATCAATAGTTCATTAAACGAAATACGTGATTTTCGTGCGCAATTTGACAGTAAATATGCCGCTTTATATTACCCGTGGATCAATATCTTTGATCCCAATGAACGTTTTTCACAGGGTACCCCCCCTAGACAGATTGCATTGCCTCCTTGCGGATTTATAACTGGCATTTATGCCCGCAATGATATTGAACGAGGAGTGCATAAAGCACCTGCTAATGAAGTGATTCGTGGTTTGACTCGGTTCGAGTTGAATATTAACAAACCCCGTAACGAAGTAATTAATCCTGAAGGCATCAATGCTTTACGTTATTTCGAAGGGCGTGGCTTTAGAGTGTGGGGCGCGCGCACCATGAGCTCTGACCCTGAGTGGAAGTACGTCAATGTACGTCGCTTATTTATCTTCATTGAAAACTCAATTGATCAAAGCAGTCAATGGGCTGTGTTTGAGCCAAATAACCGGATTCTTTGGGACAACATTCGGCGCATGGTGGAAGATTTTCTGCTGGTTTTATGGCGCGATGGCGCGCTACTAGGAGCAAAACCAGAAGATGCATTTTTTGTTCGCTGTGACCGCACCACTATGACTCAAAACGATTTAGATAACGGTCGTTTGGTTTGTTTAATTGGGATTGCACCAGTAAAACCTGCGGAGTTTGTGATTTTCCGGATTGGACAATATACAGCTGATGCAAGCTAA
- a CDS encoding phage tail protein, which yields MATFREDPYSAFNFLVSLNDGQESELVGGFSDVSGLGVEVSYAEYRNGNEKVNTVRKIANTFKVDDVTLKRGLIGSTSLWEWLSNVSAGAHEPRLVVITLLDEAREAVASWELRKAQPKKWTGPSLAAKGGGEVAMEELSLVCEGCKYS from the coding sequence ATGGCGACATTTAGAGAAGATCCCTACAGCGCCTTTAATTTTTTAGTATCACTCAATGATGGACAGGAATCCGAGTTAGTCGGTGGGTTTTCTGATGTCAGTGGTTTAGGGGTAGAGGTGAGTTATGCCGAGTACCGAAATGGTAATGAAAAAGTCAATACTGTGCGCAAAATTGCCAATACTTTCAAAGTGGATGACGTCACTTTAAAACGAGGCTTAATTGGTTCTACTTCCTTATGGGAATGGTTGAGTAATGTCAGCGCAGGAGCTCATGAACCGCGATTAGTGGTGATTACCCTATTGGATGAAGCAAGAGAAGCTGTAGCCAGTTGGGAGCTTCGCAAAGCTCAACCGAAAAAATGGACTGGACCCTCGTTGGCCGCTAAAGGGGGCGGAGAAGTGGCGATGGAAGAACTTAGCTTAGTCTGTGAAGGCTGTAAATACAGTTAA
- a CDS encoding phage tail sheath C-terminal domain-containing protein encodes MALGMVLGAPNIISIADRTQRQLGQVKMDVCAFVGVAPKGPSRRHQITSDEELDLQKIANNWLVRDRTVAVKVSSWEQFRRLYGGFESPARLVYAVANFFEQGGQEAYICRIVHEYADNIVNADAVASCQIHNLSADGLAIGLSAKNEGIWGNQLKAAAGISFTPIEFLRDISDTTSVCFAATQGLESGCLLRLLNDDAHHPEEQFSEYRFIKQIKWQGNTLAASEFWKLDFSTAPLPSKPTKIEWVEGQFSIIDSATGITEEFIKLAFSPSHPRFLGRVLLTESNLVDPQLDWLLTELVPVTLDPFSQNLDSLSSAQQLSVNPCLFSGGEDRYQDIDHADFFDTSWVPGDEHFGSGVHCLANLVDCSLLAVPDLYAPESFDKVDHNLQPELLSGADFAPCFEVETELLEVDKALPSLPKLRLDPQDHQDRELIIALQQQLVYFASQLKEFVVLLDVPPEQTPQQILQWRSKFNCEYCAAYHPWLKVNQYNPDGQVGGTPKIINPSAVAAGVIAASELQHGLTHGPANRLAKSVFSLQINVSEDFHNQLHPIGINVFVQQRDGIWLSGARTISQQRQWRQLSVVRLMVMLKRVLLQQMQWVVFEPNTPALWLDVKFKLESFLKQLFIAGAFQGAAPEQAYFVRCDETLNNAQIIDSGRLVAHIGVAPAEPLEYIVLQFIREADGSLRMVSK; translated from the coding sequence ATGGCGTTAGGCATGGTACTTGGTGCACCTAATATCATCTCCATAGCAGATCGAACTCAGCGTCAACTGGGTCAGGTAAAAATGGATGTGTGCGCTTTTGTGGGCGTTGCTCCTAAGGGACCGTCAAGGCGTCATCAAATTACTTCTGATGAAGAACTCGATTTGCAAAAAATTGCCAATAATTGGTTAGTTAGAGATAGAACCGTCGCTGTAAAAGTGAGTAGTTGGGAGCAGTTCAGACGTCTTTATGGCGGCTTTGAATCCCCAGCAAGATTGGTTTACGCAGTTGCAAATTTCTTCGAACAAGGTGGTCAAGAGGCCTACATCTGCCGGATTGTCCATGAATATGCAGACAACATCGTGAATGCTGATGCAGTGGCATCTTGCCAAATTCATAACCTGAGCGCTGATGGTTTAGCCATAGGTTTAAGTGCAAAGAACGAAGGTATTTGGGGAAATCAACTCAAGGCCGCGGCAGGCATTTCTTTTACTCCTATTGAGTTTTTAAGGGACATCAGTGACACCACTTCAGTGTGTTTTGCGGCAACTCAGGGGTTGGAAAGTGGATGTTTATTACGCTTGCTTAATGATGATGCTCATCATCCTGAGGAGCAATTCTCAGAATATCGCTTTATCAAGCAAATCAAATGGCAAGGCAATACCCTCGCTGCATCGGAATTTTGGAAACTGGATTTCAGTACTGCTCCGTTACCTAGTAAACCCACGAAAATTGAATGGGTAGAAGGTCAATTTAGTATTATTGATAGTGCAACAGGAATAACCGAAGAATTTATAAAACTAGCATTCAGCCCTAGTCATCCGCGTTTTCTAGGACGGGTTTTATTGACTGAGTCGAATTTAGTCGATCCGCAACTTGACTGGTTGTTAACTGAGCTTGTTCCAGTGACCTTGGATCCCTTTAGTCAAAACTTAGACTCGCTAAGCAGTGCGCAGCAACTAAGCGTCAATCCTTGTTTGTTTAGTGGTGGAGAAGATCGTTATCAGGATATAGATCACGCAGATTTCTTTGATACGAGTTGGGTGCCTGGCGATGAGCATTTTGGCAGCGGAGTACATTGTTTAGCGAACCTAGTTGATTGCTCACTATTGGCAGTACCAGATTTATATGCGCCTGAGTCTTTTGACAAGGTAGATCATAATCTTCAGCCTGAATTGTTGTCTGGCGCAGATTTCGCTCCTTGTTTTGAAGTGGAAACTGAGTTGCTGGAAGTTGACAAAGCGCTCCCTTCATTACCTAAATTACGCTTAGATCCGCAAGATCATCAAGACCGAGAACTCATAATAGCGCTGCAACAACAGCTCGTTTATTTCGCCAGTCAATTGAAAGAGTTTGTGGTGTTACTAGACGTACCACCAGAGCAGACACCGCAACAAATATTGCAGTGGCGGTCTAAGTTCAACTGTGAATATTGCGCCGCATATCATCCTTGGTTAAAAGTGAATCAATACAATCCCGATGGCCAAGTTGGCGGTACACCTAAGATTATTAATCCTTCTGCGGTGGCAGCTGGCGTTATCGCGGCAAGTGAATTACAGCATGGATTGACCCATGGTCCTGCGAATCGACTAGCTAAATCGGTATTTTCTTTACAAATTAACGTCTCCGAAGATTTTCATAATCAGTTGCATCCAATAGGTATCAACGTCTTTGTGCAGCAGCGCGACGGCATTTGGCTAAGTGGCGCAAGAACCATTAGTCAGCAGCGCCAATGGAGGCAACTCAGTGTGGTCAGACTAATGGTGATGTTGAAAAGGGTGCTGTTACAACAGATGCAGTGGGTGGTATTCGAACCCAATACCCCAGCGTTATGGCTAGATGTGAAGTTCAAACTAGAGAGTTTTTTGAAACAACTGTTTATTGCCGGCGCCTTTCAGGGGGCAGCTCCTGAGCAGGCCTATTTTGTACGTTGTGATGAAACCTTAAATAACGCTCAAATTATCGATTCGGGGAGGTTAGTTGCGCATATTGGAGTTGCTCCAGCAGAGCCCTTGGAATACATCGTTTTACAGTTTATCCGTGAAGCCGATGGGTCTTTGAGAATGGTGAGCAAATAA
- a CDS encoding phage tail protein, whose translation METRFLLSNFNFEISLIKAANIESGSNLSPSANSSGKDVLGDGGFAECSGLEIQMDVQQIQEGGRNDGVIQQVGYAKYQNLVLKRGMFYNSDNKLATDVWEWIQSVVGGSLPVTRYDGIIKVYGHRKNTSKDAPIIATWAFDRALPTKVSGPSLNAKSGDVALEELHLAHEGLRMLID comes from the coding sequence ATGGAAACACGATTTCTACTGTCAAATTTCAATTTTGAAATTAGCTTAATTAAAGCTGCAAATATTGAATCTGGGAGCAATCTTTCGCCAAGTGCAAATAGCAGCGGTAAAGATGTGTTGGGAGATGGAGGCTTCGCTGAATGCAGCGGTTTAGAAATACAAATGGACGTGCAACAGATTCAAGAAGGTGGACGAAATGATGGTGTAATCCAGCAAGTTGGTTACGCCAAATATCAAAATCTAGTGCTCAAAAGAGGCATGTTTTATAACAGCGATAACAAACTTGCCACAGATGTTTGGGAATGGATTCAATCGGTGGTGGGAGGTAGCCTGCCGGTTACTCGGTATGACGGCATTATTAAGGTCTATGGTCATCGAAAAAACACGTCCAAAGATGCGCCAATTATTGCTACTTGGGCTTTTGACCGGGCATTGCCCACTAAAGTCAGTGGCCCCAGTCTCAATGCAAAAAGCGGTGATGTTGCATTAGAGGAACTGCACTTAGCCCATGAAGGTTTACGGATGTTAATTGATTAG